The Nitrosarchaeum sp. genomic sequence TATTACTGGCTCTATTATGGGTGCAGGTGCAGTTCGTAGAAAACGTGCAGTACGTTGGGGAGTTGGAAAAAGAATTGTATTTGCTTGGTTGATTACTATTCCTGGTGCAGCTGCAATTGCGTACGTGGTAACAATTATCCTTAATTTTTTCATATAATCAATGAAATTTTGAGATGAATGATCTGAAATGGTCTATCTCATGCATGGAATTATAATAACGTGGAACATCTTTTCAAAACAAATTTTCAAGATTTACTTTGACCATTTTTTCATCCAATTAAGGAGATCAGTAATCGATTCGATTAGTTCTTGTCCCTTTTGCGTTAGCCTATATTCCACTCTTGGTGGTACCTCTGCAAATGTTTCTCTAGTTAGAATTCCTTCAGAAACAAGTTCAGATAATCTTGTGGATAATGTTTTACTGCTAATTCCTTTGAGGGATTTTTTGAACTGTTTGTGTCTTACTGGTTCAGTTGTACAGCATAGAG encodes the following:
- a CDS encoding winged helix-turn-helix transcriptional regulator, which gives rise to METNRKKLPVIANKCEFDGYDVSKLLKETSTIRDLITKRATLEILFPLCCTTEPVRHKQFKKSLKGISSKTLSTRLSELVSEGILTRETFAEVPPRVEYRLTQKGQELIESITDLLNWMKKWSK